From Micromonospora echinospora:
GAGTTGATCCAGGAACCGCTTGTGTTCCGGAGTGATGAGCACGGTCAGGTCGTGCACCTTGTTGATGGCCGCCGACTCGGCATCGAACTCCGACTGCTCCAGGTCGACGTCGCGCTCCTCCAGATAGCTCAAGACGTGCAGCATGCAGTACCCGGACCAGTCGTACTCCTTCCGCGGCTCGCGTCCGTGCTCGGCGAGGTAGGAGCCGAGTGACGATGGCGATGTGCGGGCGAGGTGGGCCAACTCGGGGATGCTTCTCCTGGGGACCAGGGTCAGTGACGCGACAGCAGACAACGCACCCTCCGTCGTACGAACTCTGCCGGGCAGGCTACGGGGAGGGAGCGACAACGTGTCAGCGGATCGTTGGGGCGGCCGGGCATCGGTAGGTCCCCGGAGTGATCCCGGGACTGAATATGGGACACCGCGACCCGCCCTCCGCCACGCAGACCCACGGGCCCGAGGTGAGCGGCCCGCATCCAATCCGCATCCCGCGTTGCGACCGCCTCGCCCAGCCGGTTGGCGACCGCGTCCAGGTCGTCACCGAACAGAGCCACGGACACGTCCAGGTGATGGTGCGGGGGAGCCGGACCAGCCGGCGGCAGCGGCCCAGGCCAGCAGTACGCCCATGGTCAGGCCGGGCGGCAGGTACCAGAACGTGAGGAATCCGGCTGGTGGCGTCAACGGCAGTGCCGCGACGAGCGCCCATGCGACGCGGCGCGGCAGCACGCCGCGACGCAGCCCCTGCAGCCCACACCAGACGGTGCCCACCAGGGCCGCCAACAGGGCCACGAGGTCGAACATCCACCCGTACCCGGGGCTGCTGTATTCCAGGCCGATCGCGATGGCCGCGGTGAGGAGCCCGTACCTCGTGAGGCGGCGGGGCGTCGCGGTGGCGTGGCCGGTGACCGTCCAGACGAGCGGCAGCGCCAGCAGCACGGACACGAAGAAGGGCCCGCGCCAGATCCACGCCGGCTCCCCACCGTCGAACAACGGCAGGTTCTCGGCCATCCATCGCGACGGAGCGGGGAGGGAGCTGACGGCTCGGCCGCCGCCGACCTCCCACTGCGTGGCCATAGCGGCGCCGAGCACCGCCGCGATCACCGGTGCGAGAACCGCCAGGACGCGCCGCCAGCGGGCGACCGGCAACCTGTCCTCGACGCCGGTCGGGCCGGCGCGATCGGGTACGTGCTGCGGACGCTCTTGTCCCATCGGTCGATCGTCATTGCGTCGCCGGGAAATCTCATCAGGGGAACAGCCGAGATCACCATCGGCGTATCGGCGGTCCACGTGGGTTGTCTCGGTCCGCGGCGGTCAGCGCACCAGCAGGTCGATGACGCCCGTCAGGTCCTCCTCGCCGCTGCCCTCGGCCAGCCGGCGGCGCATCAGCTCGAAGTAGGGGCTGAGTAGTTCCGGGCTGACGCCCTGCTGCTCGGCGGTGCTGAGGAACGTCGGCGTGCCGGCTACCTGCATGGCGAGGTTGGAGACGACGCCCTTCGTGTAGTCGCCGCTCCGCAACTGGTCGGCGGTCTGGTGAACGGCCGGGGCCATCGCGACGAGCCAGTCGGCGAGCAGCGGGGCCAGCGACGTGGGGTCGATGTCCTCCCGGCGGATCAGGGCGAAGGCGTGCGCTGCCCCGGCGAACATCCCGTACATGGCGCTGAGCAGGGCGACGTCGTGCAGGGCGGCGAAGCCCGCGTCCCGGCCGACATAGGTGGTGCCGGCCGGGACGCCGAGCGTCTCCCGGTGCCGTTCGAACAGCTCGCGGGAGCCGCTGTAGAAGACGTAGCCGCCCGCGTCCGGGACGCCGATCATCGGAGGAACGGCCATGATCCCGCCGTCGAGGTAGCGGGCGCCGCGCTCGCGGGCCCAGTCGGCTCGGACGCGGGCGTGGGCGGGCGTACTCGTGGTCAGGTTGACCAGGTCCTTGCCGGCCAGGTCGGTGCCGGCCAGCACCTCCTCGACCGAGGCGTCGTCCAGCAGGCAGACGACGACAAGGGTGTTCGCTGCGACGGCCTCGGCGGCGCTCTCCGCGGCCCTCGCTCCTTCGGCGCAGATCGCCGCGGCGCGGGCCGGGGTGCGGTTCCAGACGGTGAGCGGGTGGCCGGCGGCGAGCCAGGCGCGGCCCAGCGCGGCGCCCATCGCGCCGAGGCCCAGCAGCGTGACGGGCGTCTTCTCCACAGTGTCGTGTGCCATGCCGATCAGGCTGGTCGCAGGCCCGCAGATGATCAAGTACGCACTTCGGAGTAGGTGGTTACTCTGAGGTGAGCGAGCAGGTCGGAAGGGCGGGGGCATGACGACGTTGAACCGGCCGGGCGCACCGGACGGCCATGTCTGCGGGATCGACGCCGCGATGGAGGTGATCGGGGGCAAGTGGAAGGTGCTGATCCTCTGGGCACTTCACGAGCACCCGTACCGCCGCTTCGGCGAATTGCGCCGGCTGCTGCCGGGGATCACCGAGAAGGTGCTGGCCGCACACCTGCGCGAGATGGAGGCGGACGGCGTCGTGCGTCGCGTCTCCTACGACGAGGTGCCGCCGCGCGTCGAGTACTCGCTGACCGAGGACGGCGTACGGCTCAACGACGCGCTCGAACCGCTGGCCGCGTGGGGCCGTGAGCGGCGGGACGTGGGAGGCTCCCGCCCGTGACGGACGACGAGTCGAAAGTCGTGCAGCTCTACTGCCGTTTCGAGATCAGGGTCGACGACCCGGAGGCGGTGTTCGAGGCCGCCGAACGGGAGTTGCGGAGCGCCGACGTCGGCTGGCCGGGCGAGCAGGAGACCCTGGACGAGGCGGTTGCCGAGCTGCGGGGAGACCTGGCGCAGTCGGTCGCCGGCCTGGTCGACCCCGACCGGGTGTTGGCCGGTGTGCCCGGTCTGGAGGTACGCCGGGGGCGGTGGTGGGCCGAGGTCGGGCCGCCGTCCGATCGGTTCCAGCCCGGCTTCGGCTCGCCGGAGGAGGACGCCAATCGCTAGCGCTGCTTCGCGCGCTGCCGGGCGGCCTCGTACAGCGCCACCGTCCCGGCCGCCGCCGCGTTCAGCGAACTGGCCGCACCGACGATCGGGATGCGTACCATCCGGTCGGCAGCCTCCTGCCAGCCCTTGCTGAGTCCGTGCGTCTCGTTGCCGACGAGCAGGACAGTGGGCCCGGTCAGGTCGTGCTCCGCGACGTCCACGTCGCCGTGTTCGTCCGTACCGATGATCTGGATCTGTGGTCCCTCCTTCCGCGCCGCGGCGACCCAGTCGAGGACGGCGTGGTGGCTGGGGACGCGCACGGCCGGTACGGCGAACAGCGACCCGGTGCTGGCCCGTACCGCCTTCGGGTCGTAGGGGTCGGCGGCGTGGCCGGTGACCACCACGCCGGACGCGCCGAAGGCGTCGGCGGAACGGATCAGCGTGCCGATGTTGCCCGGGGTCTTGGGGCGGTCGAAGACCACCACGAGCATGTCGGGCCCGACCGGGATGCGGGCCAGGTCGTCATCGGGCTGCGCCACCACGGCCAGCAGTTCGGGTGACTCCTCCTCCTTGCCGCTGAGTTCCCGCATCAGTTCGGGCGCGAGGGCGACCCGCCGGGCGTCGGCGCGGTCGAGCAGTTCCCGGCACCAGCGGGACAGCGGCTGCCGGTCCGGGTACAGCAGCGCCCGGATCTCCCACCCCTGTTCCAGGGCGACGGTGATCGGGCGTACCCCCTGGACCAGGAACTCCCCGGCACGCTGGCGCTTGTTGCGGTTGGTCAGCAGCGCCTGCCACTGCTGGAAGCTCGCGTTCCGGGTGGTGATCGTCAAGGTCTTCGCCACGTAGCCGATTCAACCCCATCGGGGGTCGGTCCCGGGGTTGCGGCCCCCGGCGACGATGGTCAGGTGATCAACCGCCGGTCGTTCCTGATCCACCTCGCATGCGTACTGCTGGTGGCCGGCGGCGGCGCGTTGCTGTGGCTGCCGTTCCACACCCAGATGGAGCTGGACGACTGGGCGGTGACGCTGCGTGAGCGGGGTACGCCCGCGCGGGCGGTCGTCGTCGATCAGGTGACGAAGAGCGGCGGCAACCGGAGTTCCTCGTCGAGGACCATGTACTTCAGCTACGAGCTCGACGGCCGGACGCACGCGCAGGAGGTGGCCTGCTTCGAGGTGTGCCGGGCCGCCGGGGCCGAGGTGCCGATCTGGGTGAACCCGGCGGACCCGGGCGACTTCGTGACCGACTTCGGGCAGCTCAGCGGCCACCGCGGCCGTGTGCAGGGCGTCCTCGGCGTGGTCGGGCTGGCCGTCCTGGGCGTCGGGGTGGTGCTGACCCTGTCCCGTATCAGGCGTCGGCGTTCCAACCGGCCGCGCCGCGACCGGCCGCGCCGGATGGAGCCGGCGGCGGACGGTCGCGGGTACGTGGGCCGGGGCAAGCGCAAGCGCAACGTCCGGCCCTGACCACGGACCTCAGCGGTACAGGGTCTCCAGGTAGGCCGGGCCGTAATGGCGTTCCAGGTCGGCCAGGCTCTCCGCCGGGGCCTCCACCTCTTTGATCAGCCGGGCCCGGGCCGGCAGCACGTCCGGCTGCCAGGTCTCCGGCTGCCACAGCTCGGAACGGAGGAAAGCCTTCGCGCAGTGGTAGAAGATCTGCTCGATCGCGACCTCGACGGCCAGCAGCGGCCGGTGGCCCTTGACCTCCATGTCGTCGAACCACGGCGCGTCGGCGATCAGCCGGGCCCGCCCGTTGATCCGCAGCGTGTCGGTGCGGCCGGGGATCAGGAAGATCAGCCCGACGTGCGGGTTGGCCAGGATATTGCGGTAGCCGTCGGCCCGCCGGTTGCCGGGCCGCTCCGGGATGGCGATCGTGGTGTCGTCCAGCACGAGCGCGAAGCCGGGCGGGTCACCCTTCGGGGAGACGTCGCAGGTGCCGTCCGCGCCAGCGGTGGCGATCAGGCAGAACGGTGACGCGGCGAGCCACTCCCGGTCGCGTTCGTGCAGCGTACGGCGGTCCTTGGCGGCCGCGCGCGGCATCGGCGTCCCGATCAGCTCGCGTAGTTCGGCCTCGCTGGTGATCTCCCGGGTCGTCACGTCTTCCTCCCCCGTCCGTTGATCGTCACGACGGTTCCGGCCCGCGACGGGCTGGTTTCCGCCACTGTCAGCCTAGGAGACGCGTCGAGTGCCGGGTTTGCCCCCGGGACCGGCGGGTAGGGACCGGTTCGCAGCGTGCGTCCGGACGTGACGGATGGAGGCCGAGATGGAGAGCCGACTGAAGGTGCTCGGCCATCCCGTGCACCCGATGCTCGTGATGTTTCCGGTGGCGCTTCTCGTGACCGCGGTGATCTTCGATCTGGTGGACACCGTGGGCGGACCGGACTTCCTCGGCGAGGTGGCGTACTGGAACATCACAGTCGGCCTGATCGGCGGCCTGCTGGCCGCGGCGGCCGGGGCGTTCGACCTGCTCGCCCTACCGGTCGGTACCCGCGCGAAGCGGGTCGGGCTGACCCACGCCGCCGCCAACGTGGCGGTGATCCTGCTCTTCGCCGCGGTCTGGGTGGTCCGGCTCAACGCCGACTCGCGGGCCGCCGGTGGCGCGCTGATCGCGATCGAGGTGGTCGCGGTGGCGATCCTCGGGGTCAGCGCCTGGCTCGGCGGTGAGCTGGTGGACCGGCTCGGCGTCGGCGTCGACCCGGAGCACGATCTGAACGCGCCCAGCTCGCTGCGATCCCCCTCGGCGAACCAGCGGATCGGAGACGTGCGATGACCGAACAGAGCGGCGGACGGGGCTGGCGTGGCCGCCAGCAGGGCTGGGACCCGATGGGTGAGCTGCAGTCGCTGCGCTCCGAGCTGAGCCGGCTGGTCGGCGGACGCTCCGGCGGCCAGGACGTGGATCTGGCCGAGACGGCCGACGGCTGGGAGGTCGTCGTCCGGCTCCCCGGCGTGGCGCCGGAGGAGGTCGCCGTCGAGTTGGACGACCGGGAGCTGTGCGTCCGCGCCCGGTCGGAGGCCGAGGTCAACGCCGACCACGGCATCCCGGGCGGGTTCACCACCCGCGGCTTCGAGTACCGCGTCGACCTGCCGTCCCGCGTGGACCCGGACCGGATCGACGCGGTGATGGACCACGGCCTGCTGCGGGTACGCCTGCCCCGGGCAACCCGGCCCACGCCGCGCACCATCACCGTCGGCCGTACCGGCCCACGTGCGAGCGCCGACCGTACGCCGATGCCCGCCGACCCGGCCGCGGACCGGGAGCTGCACCACCCGGACACCGCGCTCGACGAGATCGACCGGCCGTAGGGGCCGCGTGACCAGCCCGTTCGACGACTCCAGCTCGGCGCGTCTGTCGCCGCGCCGCGACCTGGAGCCGTCGGTGCTCGGCCCGGTCGGCGAGCGCGTATCCGACGTCGAACGGATCGCCGTGCTGCGCGCCAACGCGCTCGGCGACTTCATCTTCGTGCTGCCGGCGCTGGACGCGCTGCGGTCGGCGTACCCGTCGGCGGAGATCGTGCTGCTCGGCGCGCCGTGGCACGCGGCGCTCTGGCGCGACCGGCCCGGCCCGGTGGATCGGGTGCTGGTGGTGCCGGCGGCGCCCGGCATCCGCGATCCCGGCGCCGGCGAGGAGCCGGGAGACGTCGCGGAGTTCCTGGCCGCGGCCCGTGCCGAGCGGTTCGACCTGGCCTTGCAGGTGCACGGCGGCGGGGCGAACTCCAACCCGCTGGTGGCGGGCCTGGGCGCGCGGGTCACCGCCGGCCTGCGGGCCGAGGGTGCGCCGCCGCTCGACCGCTGGCTGCGCTACGTCTACTACCAGCACGAGGTGATCCGCTACCTGGAGGTGGCCGCGCTGGTCGGCGCGCCCGCCACCACGATCGTCCCATCGCTCGCGGTGACCGCCGCCGACCGGGCCGAGGCCGCCGCCGTGCTCGGCCCGCAGAGGCGGCCGCTGGTGGCGCTGCACCCGGGCGCCACCGACACGCGGCGGCGCTGGCCGCCGGAATGCTTCGCCGAGGTCGCCCGCGCGCTCACCGGAGACGGGTACGAGGTGCTGGTCACCGGCACTCCCGCCGAGCAGGAGACGGTGGACGCGGTGGCGGCGGCCGCCGGCGTGCCGGTACGCCCGCAGGTCGGCACGCTCAGCCTCGGGGCGCTGGCCGCCGCGTACGCCGACTGCGCGCTCGTGGTCTCCAACGACACCGGACCGCTGCACCTGGCCGCCGCCGTGGGCGCGCCGACTGTCGGTGTGTTCTGGGTCGGCAACCTGATCAACGGGGCGTCGCCGCTGCGCGACCGGCACCGCCCGATCGCCGCCTGGACCACCCACTGCCCGGTCTGCGGCGTCGACTGCACACCGGGGATCTACCCGCACCGGCCCGGCGACGGGGAGTGCCCGCACCGGGTGTCGTTCGTGGCCGACGTGCCAGCGGTCGAGGTGATCGAGGCGGCCCGCGAGCTGCTCACACCTCCGCCGCCGACTCGCTGAGCACGACCTCCCACGCCTCCACGTCCCGCTCGGTGACAGTGGTCGGCGACTCCAAATGGTAGGCCCCGCTGGGCAGCACACCGGCGCCGCCGTGGCGCTCCAGCACCGCGAGCTGGGCGGCGACGTCCTCGCCCTGGTGCCGGTCGGGCAGCCGCTCCCAGAAGTCGAAGCCACCGGCCTCGACCAGCTTCGCCCGGTCGTAGAGCACGCAGCCGCCGATCCAGGAGACCTTGTACGCGCGCCACTGCCCCGGCGGCAGGTTCAGCTTCTCGGTGACGTGCAGCAGGTTCGCGGCCGGGTGGATGGACGCCCGATGCCACTCCGGCGTACCGGGCAGGATGCGTTCCGGCACCGGCCGCCCGGTCCACTCCTCGTAGTGCTCGTGCGTCTCCGGGCGGACGTCGTCGGCGTAGGAGAGCCCGTGCACCGCGTTGCCGACGAACCCGCAGCCCAGCTCGTCCAGCGCGGTGACCAGGCGGGACAGCGTGCCCGGCTCCAGCCACACGTCGTCGTCAAGGCAGAGCACGGCGTCCGCCGCCGACTGGGCGAGCAGGTAGGACCGGTGTTCGGCCAGGCCGCGCCGGGGCAGCCGCCGGGTCAGCAGCACCGGGTGCCCCCGGTGCCGCAACGCCCGGACCATCGTGGCGGCGGCCGGATGCGCGTACGCGGGCTCGCCGTCGGACTGGTCGCTGACCACCACCCCGAAGCCGGGTACGCCCTCCTGGGCGGCCAGCCCGGAGAGGGTGACAGCCAGTTCGGCGGGCCGGTTGCGGGTGGGAATCAGCACGTCGAGCCGCCGGTGCTGCCGGAACTGCCCGGGCGTGCCCGGGTCGAGCGGTCGGGTCACGCCGGCCTGCCTTCGCCCACGGCGGGGCTGTGCTGGTCAGGCACGGCCTCACGGCCCTCGCTTCGCTCGGTGCGTTCGCTCATGCCGACCGACTGGGCGCGGATCCGGTCGATGATCGCCGAGGTGGAGCGGTCCGGCACGTACCCGAGCGTGCGTACCTGCCCGCCCAGCCGCCGCACCAGCGGTGCCTCCGGCACCATCTCCGGCGGGTAGTCGCCGCCCTTGACGTAGACGTCCGGCCGGACCGCCTCGATCAGCCGGGCCGGCGAGTCCTCCTCGAAGACCACCACGTGGTCGACGCAGGCCAGCGCCGCCAGCAGGGCGATGCGGTCCTCGACCGGGTTGACCGGCCGGTCCGCGCCCTTGAGCCGGCGCACGCTGCCGTCCGAGTTGACCGCCACGATCAGCAGGTCACCGAGCGCGCGGGCCTGGGTCAGGTAGCGGACGTGCCCCGGGTGCAGCACGTCGAAGCAGCCGTTGGTGAACACCACCGACCGGCCGGCCTGCCGGTGCTCGTCCACGAGCGCGGCCAGTTCGTCGGCGCCGACCAACGCCGGGTGCCCGCCCTCCTCCGGGCCGGCGCCGAGTGCTGCGAGCAGGTCCTCCTGGCGGCACACGCAGGTGCCGGTGTCGGCCACCGTGATGGTGGCGGCGAGCTGCGCGAGCTGGGCGGCGGTGGGCAGGCCCGAGTCGGCGGCGAGCGCCAGCGTCATGGCCGCCAGGTACGCGTCCCCGGCGCCCACCGCGTGGCTGGCCGGGACCGGGGTGCTGTGGCTGCGCCGGGGCTCACCCTCGGCGCCGCCGACCACCGCGCCCTCGGTGTCCAGGGTCACCGCCACCACGTCCGCGCCGGTGTGCGCGCGCAGCTCGGGCAGGCGCGACTCGGCGAGCACGGCCCGGTCCACGCCGGTACCGGCGGTTGCGCTCACCGTCACGCCGGTGCCGGTGACGCTGAGTCCGTCCCCGGTCAGCGCCACCCGCTCCTCGCCGGGCGTCGGCTCGCCGGTCGGGCCGGTGGAGCCGTCGGTGGTCCGGGCGGCGGGCGCGCCCGAGGTCGGGTGCGGGCTACCAGGCGCGCGGTCGCCGGACCCGCCGGGCGCCGCGCCGACCATCAGCTCGGACGGGCCTTCGGCCTCCGGCGGGTGGTCCAGGTGCAGGTCACCACCATTGGGTACGGCGTTGCGCTCGCCGTGCGCGAAACCGGCGGCGGCGCGGGCCAGCAGCCGGGTGGCCTCGGCGAAGCTCGGCGTCACCACAGTCGGGTTCAGCCCACGCCAGTCGGCCAGATCGTGCGCGTCCAGCGCCACGGTGCCGTAGCGGTCCCGGTTGGCGACCAGCCAGGCGCGTACCGCCGAGGGCAGGCCGCCCAGTCCGTAGTCGCAGACCACGAGCGTGAGCGGCTGTCCCGGGGCCACCGCGCGCAGTTCCTCGGTGGCGCAGTGCAGCGCGGTCAGCAGCCGTGCCACCCCGTCGTCGTCCAGCGCGTCCTCCGGGCCGCCGGAGTCCTCCCGGAGCAGGATCTGGTTGCCGGCGAGCATCCGCCGCTTGACCGGCGTCGGGCGGCCGGGCTGGCTCACCGTACGGTCCCAGACCGCCGCGCGGTCCAGGCAGTCGTGCAGCTCGTCGCCGGCCACGTCGGCGCCGACCGGGGCGACCAGCGCGGCCCGGCCGCCGAGCGCCGCGACGTTCACCGCCGTGTTGGCGGCGCCCCCGGCCGCGGAGATCCGCCGCCGCAGGGTGAGGACCGGCGCGGGCGCCTCGCGGCAGAGCCGCTCCGACTCGGCGAACCGCCACTCGTCCAGCATGGCGTCCCCGACGACCAGCACGGGACGCTGCTGCCAGCTCGCCACCACGGTGGCCAGCCGGCGCTCTTCCGCTGCTGCTCCTGCCATGCCTCTGCGGATCCCCCCACGCCGTCAGGACAAACCTGGTGCGACGCGGGCCACCCGGTGCGCCCGGTTTCGCCGCATCGGCCGGGGGAACGGTTCAGACATACCCCGGAGAGGAGAGAAGAGCATGGCAGCGACACTTCAGGGCAAGCGCATCGCCTTCCTGGCCGCCGACGGCGTCGAGGAGGTCGAGTACACCCAGCCCCGGGAGGCGGTGGAGAACGCGGGCGCGCAGGTCGAGCTGGTCTCCCTCGACTCCGGCTCGATCCAGGCCTTCAACCACCTCGACCACGGCAAGCAGTACCAGGTCGACGTCACCGTCAAGGAGGCGGACGCCGGGGCGTACGACGGGCTGGTGCTGCCCGGCGGCGTGGCGAACCCGGACTTCCTGCGCGCGGACCCGGACGCGGTCCGGTTCGTGAAGTCGTTCTTCGACGCCGGCAAGCCGGTCGGGGTGATCTGCCACGGCCCGTGGACGCTCGTTGAGGCCGACGTGGTGCGGGGCCGCACGATCACGTCCTGGCCGAGCCTGCGCACCGACCTCACGAACGCCGGCGCGAACTGGGTCGACAAGGAGGTCGTCACCGACAACGGGCTGGTCAGCAGCCGCAAACCGGACGACCTGCCCGCGTTCTGCGCCAAGATCGTGGAGGAGTTCGCCGAGGGCCGGCACACCGCCTGAGGAAAGTCACCCGCCCACCGGGGGCATGATCCGCCCTCGGTGGGATAGGAAGCGGGATGACCGCCCAGACCGCCCCGCCCGCGCTGCCCGCCCGCCAGATCCGCCTGCTGATGTTCGGTCTGATGACCGGCATGCTGCTGGCGGCGCTCGACCAGACCATCGTCGGCACCGCCCTGCCGACGATCGTGGGGGAGCTGGGCGGCATCAACCACTACTCGTGGGTGGTCACCGCATACCTGCTGGCCTCGACCGCCTCGACGCCGCTGTACGGCAAGATGGCCGACCTGTACGGACGCCGGCCGGTCTTCCTGTTCTCGATCGGCATGTTCCTGCTCGGCTCGTTGCTGGCCGGGCTGTCGCAGAACATGACCCAGCTGATCGTCACGCGCGGTGTGCAGGGTATCGGCGCGGGTGGCCTGATGACGCTGGCGTTCACCATCATCTCGGACGTGGTCTCGCCCCGGGAGCGTGGCCGCTACCAGGGGTTGTTCGGCGCGGTGTTCGGCGTGTCCTCGGTGGCCGGGCCGCTCGTCGGCGGTTACTTCGCGGAGACCAACTGGCGGTGGATCTTCTACATCAACGTGCCGCTGGCGATCCTCGCCATCGTGGTCTGCTGGCACGTGATGCGGCTGGTGCCGTTCGAGCGCCGGGAGCACACAGTCGACTGGATCGGCGCGGCGCTGCTGGTAGCCGGGGTGAGCTGCCTGCTGCTGGCGCTGAGCTGGGGTGGCGCCGAGTACGCCTGGGGTTCCGGCGTGATCGTCGGCCTGTTCGTCGCGGGAGCGGTGCTGGGCGTGCTGTTCGTCGTCCAGGAGGCGCGGACCCGGGAACCGATCCTGCCGCTGCGGTTGTTCCGCAGCGCCACGTTCGCGCTCGCCAACGCGGCGGGCTTCGTCCTCGGTCTGGTGATGTTCGGGTCGATCATCTTCATCCCGCTCTACCTCCAGATCGTCAAGGGCGCCTCACCGACGCGCAGCGGTCTGCTGATGCTGCCGATGATGGCCGGCGTCATCATCACCTCGATCATCACCGGCCGGGCGATGAGCCGGATCGGCAGGTACAAGTGGTTCCCGGTGGCGGGCGCGGCCGTGCTGGTGGTCGGCATGCTGCTGTTCCAGCAGCTCCAGGTGGCCACCACGCTGTGGGCCGCGTTCGGCTACATGGTGGTGATCGGTGTCGGGCTGGGCCTGTGCATGCAGTCGCTGATCCTCGCGGTGCAGAACGCGGTCAGCGTGCGCGACCTGGGCGCGGGCACCTCCTCGGCCACGTTCTTCCGGTCGCTCGGCGGCTCGTTCGGCGTGGCCATCCTCGGCGCGGTGCTGTCGTCCCGGCTCACCACCGAACTGGCCGGCCGGCTGCCCGGCGCGCTCGCGCAGCTCCCGCCGGAGCAGCGGGCCGCGGTGTCGGCCGGCGGGAACTTCTCGATCAACGACCCGGCGGCCGTCCTGGCCCTGCCCGCCCCGGTACGCGCCGCCGTACAGGCCGCGTTCGTCGAGTCGCTGCACCTGGTCTTCCTGACCACCGGGCTGATCGCGATCGTCGCGGTGCTGGTCACGCTGGCGATGCCGAACCACCAGCTGCGCGGTACCGGTCCGCAGGGCGCCACCGGCGGCGCCGACCCGATCGGCGGCAAGGCCCCCGCGCCGGGCGGCAAGCCGCTCACCAAGGAGTCGAAGGAGGAGGCCGCCGCCGACATGGAGGCGAAGTCGCAGACGATGCTGTGACCGGCGGCTACTTGAGGATCAGCCGGTTGGTCTGCTCGAACACGTCCAGGTCGGCGAGCGTCTCGTGGACGCTCGTCGAGAGCGGGTGCGGGAAGTCCGCCGGACGGAAGAATCCGGCGTCGGTGGTCTCGTCGGTGAACCGGTCCAGCTCGCCGTCCCACTCGTCGACCCGGAACGCGGCGGTGAAGACCTGGTACGTGTGCCCGTACATGTTGGTGTGGGTGCGGTCCGGGCCGGTGTAGAGCGCGAACGCGCTGACCCGCAGCGCCCGTAGGCCGGTCTCCTCGCGCACCTCCCGGACCGCGCAGTCGGCGATCGACTCGCCGAGTTCCATGGCGCCGGCCGGCAGTGCCCACTGGCCGTTGTCGGAGCGCTGGATCAGCAGCACCCGCGCGGCGTTGTCGCGCACCACGGCGCGGGCGCCGACGA
This genomic window contains:
- a CDS encoding NAD(P)-dependent oxidoreductase; this translates as MAHDTVEKTPVTLLGLGAMGAALGRAWLAAGHPLTVWNRTPARAAAICAEGARAAESAAEAVAANTLVVVCLLDDASVEEVLAGTDLAGKDLVNLTTSTPAHARVRADWARERGARYLDGGIMAVPPMIGVPDAGGYVFYSGSRELFERHRETLGVPAGTTYVGRDAGFAALHDVALLSAMYGMFAGAAHAFALIRREDIDPTSLAPLLADWLVAMAPAVHQTADQLRSGDYTKGVVSNLAMQVAGTPTFLSTAEQQGVSPELLSPYFELMRRRLAEGSGEEDLTGVIDLLVR
- a CDS encoding winged helix-turn-helix transcriptional regulator — protein: MTTLNRPGAPDGHVCGIDAAMEVIGGKWKVLILWALHEHPYRRFGELRRLLPGITEKVLAAHLREMEADGVVRRVSYDEVPPRVEYSLTEDGVRLNDALEPLAAWGRERRDVGGSRP
- a CDS encoding TrmH family RNA methyltransferase, yielding MAKTLTITTRNASFQQWQALLTNRNKRQRAGEFLVQGVRPITVALEQGWEIRALLYPDRQPLSRWCRELLDRADARRVALAPELMRELSGKEEESPELLAVVAQPDDDLARIPVGPDMLVVVFDRPKTPGNIGTLIRSADAFGASGVVVTGHAADPYDPKAVRASTGSLFAVPAVRVPSHHAVLDWVAAARKEGPQIQIIGTDEHGDVDVAEHDLTGPTVLLVGNETHGLSKGWQEAADRMVRIPIVGAASSLNAAAAGTVALYEAARQRAKQR
- a CDS encoding DUF3592 domain-containing protein — encoded protein: MINRRSFLIHLACVLLVAGGGALLWLPFHTQMELDDWAVTLRERGTPARAVVVDQVTKSGGNRSSSSRTMYFSYELDGRTHAQEVACFEVCRAAGAEVPIWVNPADPGDFVTDFGQLSGHRGRVQGVLGVVGLAVLGVGVVLTLSRIRRRRSNRPRRDRPRRMEPAADGRGYVGRGKRKRNVRP
- a CDS encoding pyridoxamine 5'-phosphate oxidase family protein; protein product: MTTREITSEAELRELIGTPMPRAAAKDRRTLHERDREWLAASPFCLIATAGADGTCDVSPKGDPPGFALVLDDTTIAIPERPGNRRADGYRNILANPHVGLIFLIPGRTDTLRINGRARLIADAPWFDDMEVKGHRPLLAVEVAIEQIFYHCAKAFLRSELWQPETWQPDVLPARARLIKEVEAPAESLADLERHYGPAYLETLYR
- a CDS encoding DUF2231 domain-containing protein, with protein sequence MESRLKVLGHPVHPMLVMFPVALLVTAVIFDLVDTVGGPDFLGEVAYWNITVGLIGGLLAAAAGAFDLLALPVGTRAKRVGLTHAAANVAVILLFAAVWVVRLNADSRAAGGALIAIEVVAVAILGVSAWLGGELVDRLGVGVDPEHDLNAPSSLRSPSANQRIGDVR
- a CDS encoding Hsp20/alpha crystallin family protein; translation: MTEQSGGRGWRGRQQGWDPMGELQSLRSELSRLVGGRSGGQDVDLAETADGWEVVVRLPGVAPEEVAVELDDRELCVRARSEAEVNADHGIPGGFTTRGFEYRVDLPSRVDPDRIDAVMDHGLLRVRLPRATRPTPRTITVGRTGPRASADRTPMPADPAADRELHHPDTALDEIDRP
- a CDS encoding glycosyltransferase family 9 protein, translated to MEPSVLGPVGERVSDVERIAVLRANALGDFIFVLPALDALRSAYPSAEIVLLGAPWHAALWRDRPGPVDRVLVVPAAPGIRDPGAGEEPGDVAEFLAAARAERFDLALQVHGGGANSNPLVAGLGARVTAGLRAEGAPPLDRWLRYVYYQHEVIRYLEVAALVGAPATTIVPSLAVTAADRAEAAAVLGPQRRPLVALHPGATDTRRRWPPECFAEVARALTGDGYEVLVTGTPAEQETVDAVAAAAGVPVRPQVGTLSLGALAAAYADCALVVSNDTGPLHLAAAVGAPTVGVFWVGNLINGASPLRDRHRPIAAWTTHCPVCGVDCTPGIYPHRPGDGECPHRVSFVADVPAVEVIEAARELLTPPPPTR
- a CDS encoding glycosyltransferase, with protein sequence MTRPLDPGTPGQFRQHRRLDVLIPTRNRPAELAVTLSGLAAQEGVPGFGVVVSDQSDGEPAYAHPAAATMVRALRHRGHPVLLTRRLPRRGLAEHRSYLLAQSAADAVLCLDDDVWLEPGTLSRLVTALDELGCGFVGNAVHGLSYADDVRPETHEHYEEWTGRPVPERILPGTPEWHRASIHPAANLLHVTEKLNLPPGQWRAYKVSWIGGCVLYDRAKLVEAGGFDFWERLPDRHQGEDVAAQLAVLERHGGAGVLPSGAYHLESPTTVTERDVEAWEVVLSESAAEV